From Pagrus major chromosome 18, Pma_NU_1.0, a single genomic window includes:
- the LOC141013264 gene encoding C-X-C motif chemokine 10-like: MSTGIMKVFLLLAVVVCISQAQLPGSGKRCLCSRVSRLAVSEVKDVQIYPATVFCNRVEIVVTTNSGYRYCLDPKRKVVQQLVANIMKRQKASTATPTTFSSTSGSSSTARF; this comes from the exons ATGTCCACCGGCATCATGAAAGTGTTTCTTCTCCTGGCTGTCGTTGTCTGCATCTCTCAAGCCCAAC TACCTGGATCGGGAAAGCGGTGTCTGTGCTCACGTGTCAGTAGGTTAGCTGTCTCTGAGGTAAAGGACGTCCAGATCTACCCAGCAACCGTCTTCTGTAACAGAGTGGAGATTGT TGTCACCACAAACAGCGGCTATCGTTATTGCCTGGACCCCAAGAGGAAAGTAGTGCAGCAGCTCGTGGCTAACATCAT gaagagacagaaagccTCTACAGCCACACCAACTACGTTCAGTTCCACctccggcagcagcagcacagctcgTTTCTGA
- the LOC141013501 gene encoding alveolar macrophage chemotactic factor-like → MSTGIMKVFLLLAVVVCISQAQRHGSGQRCLCSSVSRLNTSDVKDVQIHKATVFCNRVEIVVTTNSGYRYCLDPKRKVVQQLVANIMNRQKASTATPTTFSSTSGSSSTARF, encoded by the exons ATGTCCACCGGCATCATGAAAGTGTTTCTTCTCCTGGCTGTTGTTGTCTGCATCTCTCAAGCCCAAC GACATGGATCGGGACAGCGGTGTCTGTGCTCAAGTGTCAGTAGGTTAAATACCTCTGACGTAAAGGACGTCCAGATCCACAAAGCAACCGTCTTCTGTAACAGAGTGGAGATTGT TGTCACCACAAACAGCGGCTATCGCTATTGCCTGGACCCCAAGAGGAAAGTAGTGCAGCAGCTCGTGGCTAACATCAT GAACAGACAGAAAGCCTCTACAGCCACACCAACTACGTTCAGTTCCACctccggcagcagcagcacagctcgTTTCTGA
- the LOC141013692 gene encoding alveolar macrophage chemotactic factor-like → MSTGIMKVFLLLAVVVCISQAQLHGSGKRCLCSRVSRLNTSEVKDVQIYPATVFCNRVEIVVTTNSGYRYCLDPKRKVVQRLVANIMNRQKASTATPTTFSSTSGSSSTAHS, encoded by the exons ATGTCCACCGGCATCATGAAAGTGTTTCTTCTCCTGGCTGTCGTTGTCTGCATCTCTCAAGCCCAAT TACATGGATCGGGAAAGCGGTGTCTGTGCTCACGTGTCAGTAGGTTAAATACCTCTGAAGTAAAGGACGTCCAGATCTACCCAGCAACTGTCTTCTGTAACAGAGTGGAGATTGT TGTCACCACAAACAGTGGCTATCGCTATTGCCTGGACCCCAAGAGGAAAGTAGTGCAGAGGCTCGTGGCTAACATCAT GAACAGACAGAAAGCCTCTACAGCCACACCAACTACGTTCAGTTCCACctccggcagcagcagcacagctcaTTCCTGA
- the LOC141013464 gene encoding C-X-C motif chemokine 2-like: MSTGIMKVFLLLAVVVCISQAQLHGSGQQCLCSRVSRLNTSDVKDVQIYPATIFCNRVEIVVTTNSGYRYCLNPKMKVVQRLVANIMNRQKASTATPTTFSSTSGSSSKASF; encoded by the exons ATGTCCACCGGCATCATGAAAGTGTTTCTTCTCCTGGCTGTCGTTGTCTGCATCTCTCAAGCCCAAC TGCATGGATCGGGACAGCAGTGTCTGTGCTCACGTGTCAGTAGGTTAAATACCTCTGACGTAAAGGACGTCCAGATCTACCCAGCAACCATCTTCTGTAACAGAGTGGAGATTGT TGTCACCACAAACAGCGGCTATCGCTATTGCCTGAACCCCAAGATGAAAGTAGTGCAGAGGCTCGTGGCTAACATCAT GAACAGACAGAAAGCCTCTACAGCCACACCAACTACGTTCAGTTCCACctccggcagcagcagcaaagctAGTTTCTGA
- the LOC141013265 gene encoding interleukin-8-like: MSTGIMKVFLLLAVVVCISQAQRHGSGQRCLCSRVSRLDTSDVKDVQIYPATSFCNNVEIVVTTNSGYRYCLDPKRKVVQQLVANIMKRQKASTATPTTFSSTSGSSSTARF; the protein is encoded by the exons ATGTCTACCGGCATCATGAAAGTGTTTCTTCTCCTGGCTGTCGTTGTCTGCATCTCTCAAGCCCAAC GACATGGATCGGGACAGCGGTGTCTGTGCTCACGTGTCAGTAGGTTAGATACCTCTGACGTAAAGGACGTCCAGATCTACCCAGCAACATCCTTCTGTAACAACGTTGAGATTGT TGTCACCACAAACAGTGGCTATCGTTATTGCCTGGACCCCAAGAGGAAAGTAGTGCAGCAGCTCGTGGCTAACATCAT gaagagacagaaagccTCTACAGCCACACCAACTACGTTCAGTTCCACctccggcagcagcagcacagctcgTTTCTGA
- the LOC141013502 gene encoding C-X-C motif chemokine 2-like: MSTGIMKVFLLLAVVVCISQAQLHGSGQQCLCSRVSRLVVSEVKDVQIYPATVFCNNMEIVVTNSSGYRYCLDPKRKVVQKLLANIMNRQKASTATPTTFSSTSGSSSTARF; this comes from the exons ATGTCCACTGGCATCATGAAAGTGTTTCTTCTCCTGGCTGTCGTTGTCTGCATCTCTCAAGCCCAAC TGCATGGATCGGGACAGCAGTGTCTGTGCTCACGTGTCAGTAGGTTAGTTGTCTCTGAAGTAAAGGACGTCCAGATCTACCCAGCAACCGTCTTCTGTAACAACATGGAGATTGT TGTCACCAACAGCAGCGGCTATCGTTATTGCCTGGACCCCAAGAGGAAAGTGGTGCAGAAACTCTTGGCTAACATCAT GAACAGACAGAAAGCCTCTACAGCCACACCAACTACGTTCAGTTCCACctccggcagcagcagcacagctcgTTTCTGA